The Apium graveolens cultivar Ventura chromosome 10, ASM990537v1, whole genome shotgun sequence nucleotide sequence gctctctctcaatctctccaCTTTCTTCGACTCTGGTCCTTCTCTTAAGCTCGCGTATCGGCCTAATGACTCGTTCAATCCTTTTGGTATCGTTTTTAAATCCGGTATCGGTCATTTTGGATCTCCGATTTCGAGTTCGATTACGATGAGCGCCGAGTTTAGTTTTGTTAGTAAGCAAAACCCTAGGTTTTTGGTTCATTTCAAGCCGCGGATCGGCGATTTCACTTTGAAGAAATCGCAGTCGTCTGATTTTGTGGCGAAGTTGAAAGTCAACGGCGATGATGAGAAGGTTGTTGACTCGAATTCGAATTCGAATTCGCCGTCGCCGGCGGTGTTGAGAAACGGTTATTTTAACGATGAGAAGTTGAGTGTGTTGCCGGCGGCGTTTGATGCTGGTGTGGTGAAAGGATGTTTGACCGGAACGGAGGTGACGGCGAGGACGAGTGTGCCGGTGAGAAGCTACGCGGCGGTGAATTTCCGGTGGGGAGTGAGGTTGCCGCCAGTGGATGATGTGGATGCGAAGACGTTGTTGATGAAGAATGAACGGACGGCTGAGATTTCACTAAGGAGGTTTCCTGTTTTGGTGATGAATAAGATCGGGATCGAACACGTGGCGGTTGCGAAGGATAAGAAAGAGTGTGATCAAGTGGTGGAAGGAAGTGGTGACGTGGTAGCGGCGTGTTTGGATGTGAGGCGTCAGATGGAGGCAATTCAGGTGGAGAATGCGAAGATTAGAAGAGCTGTGGAAGATTTGAGCTCggagattgttaaggaaaggaaAGAGATCAAATTCTCCGGTAGAGGTGATCGGAAGTCGCCGgaatttgttgattttgagaTTAATAGTAAGGCTTAATATGTATTCTTTGTGCTCGGATTGAGTTTAAAGTTCATTTGTTTTGGAAATTTAGGTATGAGagtattatttattaaatttgtGGAATCAATAGAACagaatctctctgttctttttgGCATAGCAGCAAAACTATTAAAATTTCAAATGGAATATTATGTGACTGAATTGTTAGCAAATTTCGGATGAGCTAGAGAAGCCGCACCGAAGAGTGCACGATGTTATTAGTTAACCGTTTTACAAAATGTAAAGGAATAGAATTGAAACCAGACACGATCACGATCACAGGGAAAGGCGATGTGTTTACCTGTGATCGTGTTTGTGTAGTCCAGTGTAGTCCAATGCTCCAATCTTTCCCTATTTAACTCTCTAACCTGGTAGGAATAGCGAACCTATTATGAGCATTACTCCAATCAACAAAGTTTAGTTTTGCTAATCAAACTACCTCATCTGTGACAGGAAGTTACCATTCCAATCAAGCTGGTTTCTAGGCTGCCATAGATATACCAGCATTCATTGCAACCTCAGTTTTAGCAGCCATAGTCCATACCTTAAGACCCTTCGCAATCCTATCTGCAAACACCATAGCAGCCACACCTACGATAGGAACCCGAGAAGCTTGCCAACACTGCTGGACAAAAGGACAACGCAACAACACATTGAGAATGGTCTCTGGTGCGTCATTACATAAAGGGCAAGTAGTAACTGTAGGTACATGTTTCAGCTTCAGTTGAAAGCGAGTTGGTATCTTTAGTTGCCAGGGACTTCTAAAAAAACCTTAATTAGGTTTTAGCCGATTACCTTTAATCTTGCAGCAAAAGATTAACATTTTTGGCAGAAAACAAGCCAGATTTTTCCTTTAACCAATACCAGGAACCTTGTT carries:
- the LOC141689896 gene encoding uncharacterized protein LOC141689896, with translation MKASIKFRDEQKPLIRAKVPLSILGFPFQSGIVAGDTKELSLNLSTFFDSGPSLKLAYRPNDSFNPFGIVFKSGIGHFGSPISSSITMSAEFSFVSKQNPRFLVHFKPRIGDFTLKKSQSSDFVAKLKVNGDDEKVVDSNSNSNSPSPAVLRNGYFNDEKLSVLPAAFDAGVVKGCLTGTEVTARTSVPVRSYAAVNFRWGVRLPPVDDVDAKTLLMKNERTAEISLRRFPVLVMNKIGIEHVAVAKDKKECDQVVEGSGDVVAACLDVRRQMEAIQVENAKIRRAVEDLSSEIVKERKEIKFSGRGDRKSPEFVDFEINRSYHSNQAGF